The following coding sequences are from one Sander lucioperca isolate FBNREF2018 chromosome 2, SLUC_FBN_1.2, whole genome shotgun sequence window:
- the LOC116045070 gene encoding transmembrane protein 106A-like yields MGGVPSRCDGGSGGAGSQHSGSGQDNDSQPIIEKDDSRRQSSGETAHCPTCQGTGRIPRGQECKLVAVISCNDQRLRPRHTKLYVAVSVGVCLLVSSLVLFFLFPRSVLLSPVAVKSSFVYFTDDYVQINITNILNITNHNFATVHAYNLTVQALNFEMVVGTVSIKNVTSLKPLSIIMYSFVIPIRLKDPDLRNYCRKASLPVHILYLHLQMSMTVYYLAHYEQLSLETYEYIDCGANSTVPHSVQPLPP; encoded by the exons ATGGGGGGAGTTCCCAGCAGGTGTGATGGTGGCAGCGGGGGGGCGGGGTCACAGCACAGTGGGAGTGGCCAGGACAATGACAGCCAGCCTATAATTGAGAAGGATGACAGCAGGAGACAGAGCTCTGGAGAGACGGCGCACTGTCCCACCTGCCAGGGTACTGGACGTATACCcagag GTCAGGAGTGCAAGCTGGTGGCTGTCATCTCCTGTAATGACCAGAGGCTGAGACCCAGACACAC GAAGCTTTACGTTGCCGTGTCTGTTGGCGTGTGCCTCCTGGTCAGCTCCTTGGTGTtgttcttcctgtttcctcgcTCTGTCCTCCTTTCTCCGGTAGCCGTCAAGTCGTCCTTCGTTTACTTCACCGACGACTACGTCCAAATTAACATCACG AATATCCTGAACATCACCAACCACAACTTTGCGACGGTGCATGCCTACAATCTGACGGTACAGGCCCTGAACTTCGAAATGGTGGTGGGAACCGTTTCCATTAAGAACGTCACCTCTCTCAAACCTCTATCCATCATAATG tACTCCTTTGTGATCCCCATCAGGCTGAAAGACCCTGACCTGAG GAACTACTGTAGGAAAGCTTCCTTGCCGGTCCACATTCTGTATCTGCACTTACA GATGTCTATGACAGTGTACTACCTGGCCCACTATGAGCAGCTCTCCCTGGAGACGTACGAGTACATCGACTGTGGAGCAAACAGCACCGTACCACACAGTGTGCAGCCTCTACCACcctga
- the LOC116045071 gene encoding coiled-coil domain-containing protein 200: MSAMHWEARRRQSALDRRMARDKQQLLQKSSETSCNATGSTTTQEQTAGDHCPHCKGNLKKPVHYSAKISNRYSSSQYSQQW; this comes from the exons ATGTCGGCCATGCACTGGGAGGCCAGGCGCCGTCAGAGTGCTCTGGACCGCAGGATGGCCAGAGACAAACAGCAG CTGTTGCAGAAGAGTTCTGAGACCAGCTGCAATGCAACCGGATCAACCACAACACAAGAACAAACAG CTGGAGACCATTGTCCCCACTGTAAGGGCAACCTGAAGAAACCTGTCCATTACAGTGCTAAGATCTCCAACAGATACTCA TCTTCACAGTACAGCCAGCAGTGGTGA